A genomic stretch from Barnesiella intestinihominis YIT 11860 includes:
- a CDS encoding DUF5723 family protein, producing MKHNIKYILSVCIGIALTMGLSAQTLNSSYFMEKMTKRNQLNPALKTPNGYVSFPALGNFYLGVNSNLGLGTFLYPRGNELVTFLHPSVPADDFLGKLTPNNTVELDLGLDIISFGFWAWGGQNTFNLALKSYSGAYMPKEIFQFLKTGQKETGITRYDMSNITVSTDNYVELALGHARDINDKLGVGAKVKVLVGAAHAEARIDRMDISMSQDEWFIKQAGHIQASSLLKLETDPETGEITDYDTGDFGVAGFGLGFDLGATYELIDNLTLSAALTDIGFMQWNNLTRGETDPTKEFRYTGFDNIGAEDDEEGNNPFDDKADELGDDLEALAKFYKSDSQSVTNSLRTTMRIGAEYSILDNHISFGLLSTTRFGGHRTYAEGMAAVNFRPLSALHITLNGSVSNMGSSVGAILNVCAPGFNLFFGTDYFATKYSKQFIPINHARANFCFGINFTFGKKHEI from the coding sequence ATGAAACACAATATAAAATACATACTGAGCGTATGCATAGGCATCGCTTTGACAATGGGATTGTCGGCTCAAACGCTCAACTCTTCCTATTTCATGGAAAAGATGACGAAACGCAACCAGCTTAATCCAGCCCTGAAAACGCCCAACGGATACGTCAGTTTTCCTGCACTCGGCAATTTCTATTTAGGAGTGAACTCCAATTTAGGACTTGGGACATTCCTCTATCCGAGAGGCAACGAATTGGTCACATTCCTCCACCCCAGTGTCCCCGCCGACGACTTTCTCGGCAAACTCACTCCCAACAATACCGTCGAACTCGATTTGGGATTAGACATCATCTCTTTTGGATTCTGGGCATGGGGTGGACAAAACACGTTCAACCTCGCCCTCAAAAGTTATTCGGGAGCATATATGCCCAAAGAAATATTCCAATTTCTCAAAACCGGACAAAAAGAAACCGGGATTACCCGTTACGACATGAGTAACATCACGGTTTCGACCGACAATTACGTGGAACTCGCATTAGGACACGCTCGGGACATTAACGACAAATTGGGAGTTGGAGCCAAAGTAAAAGTGCTGGTAGGTGCGGCACATGCCGAAGCAAGGATAGATCGCATGGATATATCCATGTCCCAAGACGAATGGTTCATCAAACAAGCCGGACATATACAAGCCTCTTCCCTCCTGAAATTAGAGACCGATCCCGAGACCGGAGAAATCACCGACTACGACACCGGAGATTTCGGTGTGGCAGGCTTCGGACTGGGATTCGATTTAGGGGCGACTTACGAGCTGATCGATAACCTCACCTTATCTGCGGCCCTTACCGACATCGGATTCATGCAATGGAACAACCTCACTCGTGGAGAAACCGATCCCACCAAAGAATTCCGATACACAGGATTCGACAATATCGGAGCCGAAGACGACGAAGAAGGAAACAACCCGTTCGACGATAAAGCCGACGAGTTAGGAGACGATTTGGAAGCGCTGGCAAAATTCTATAAATCCGATAGCCAATCCGTTACCAATTCGTTACGCACGACCATGCGCATTGGCGCAGAATATAGCATTCTGGACAATCACATCTCTTTCGGACTACTTTCCACGACTCGCTTCGGCGGACATCGCACCTATGCCGAAGGTATGGCCGCCGTGAACTTCCGCCCGTTATCGGCGCTCCACATCACCCTCAACGGCTCCGTTTCCAATATGGGTAGCTCCGTGGGAGCCATTCTCAACGTATGCGCACCCGGCTTCAACCTGTTTTTCGGCACAGACTATTTTGCCACCAAATATTCCAAACAGTTCATTCCCATCAATCATGCCCGAGCCAATTTCTGTTTCGGCATAAATTTCACATTCGGGAAAAAACACGAAATATAA
- a CDS encoding tail fiber domain-containing protein, translating into MKTNRLFFVIAVYSFSFCVMGQMKIQNDGQISIGGYGSNSMGSSTLNLFPKNEKAPARISFYNSVSNPVNDVYIGRYITSENPSLFHLYGREGFCFSSSEGDVVLYDNANYGSMIQFLNVDVIGYFYSPSDSRFKKNIQPLNNTLSGLLRLSGISYQLNKETPVGTNNIKINKKENARTHFGFLAQEVKEVYPELVRTDSAGYMYVDYIGMIPLIVNSLNEIQAKVDSQETVITELQKDLAALRDGTPIGGALRKSERRNTAVESESAIVPALYQNNPNPFSATTVIRFALPYETQQADLYIYNLQGEQIRRMEIADRGEGKVTLQGSELSAGMYIYSLVADGKEIDSKRMILTK; encoded by the coding sequence ATGAAAACAAATCGCCTCTTTTTTGTAATAGCAGTATACAGTTTTTCTTTCTGCGTAATGGGACAAATGAAAATCCAAAACGATGGACAAATTTCAATAGGTGGATATGGTTCAAATTCTATGGGCTCCTCTACTTTGAACCTTTTCCCCAAAAACGAAAAAGCCCCTGCCCGTATTTCATTTTATAATTCGGTAAGTAACCCTGTAAATGATGTTTATATCGGACGATATATAACTTCGGAAAATCCATCGTTATTCCATTTATATGGCCGTGAAGGATTCTGCTTTTCAAGTTCCGAGGGAGACGTAGTTCTCTATGACAATGCCAATTATGGTTCGATGATACAATTCTTAAATGTTGATGTTATCGGTTATTTTTATTCACCATCTGACAGTCGTTTCAAAAAAAACATACAACCGCTAAACAACACACTCTCGGGATTACTCCGACTCTCGGGAATCAGTTATCAGTTGAACAAGGAAACTCCTGTCGGAACAAACAACATAAAAATAAACAAAAAAGAAAATGCCCGTACCCATTTCGGATTCTTGGCACAAGAGGTAAAAGAGGTTTATCCAGAATTAGTGCGTACCGATTCAGCAGGATACATGTATGTCGACTATATAGGCATGATTCCACTGATTGTTAACTCCTTAAATGAAATACAGGCAAAAGTCGACTCGCAAGAAACTGTCATCACCGAATTGCAAAAAGATCTGGCAGCCTTGCGGGACGGAACACCCATAGGCGGCGCACTCCGCAAGTCCGAGCGACGCAATACCGCAGTCGAGTCGGAAAGTGCTATTGTTCCCGCCCTCTATCAGAACAATCCCAATCCGTTCAGTGCAACCACCGTCATACGTTTTGCCCTACCCTACGAGACACAACAGGCCGATCTATATATCTACAATCTGCAAGGCGAGCAGATACGCCGCATGGAAATCGCCGACCGAGGTGAAGGAAAAGTAACCTTGCAAGGCTCGGAGCTCTCGGCAGGAATGTACATCTACTCCCTCGTGGCCGATGGGAAAGAGATAGACAGTAAACGTATGATATTGACCAAATAG
- a CDS encoding C25 family cysteine peptidase produces the protein MKPIISRLRHTVVALLFALSISAANAQISYTATFDQHLLTTDTVSENGDSYLRLRYPDLWTQSAAGTPELPVHYLRFSVPCDATDFTVSVTGETTTATRYTLPVYPTQPPIPSDRNTSEQLFVSPDSTVYSNNRYWPAVPVQVVDEGFLDGDNHIVTVAVWPISYAPTDGEILFRNSVTVRLDYSVKNAGSENPSRLRAISRRATGRNNVRWGREEAKRIVVNPAQIDGFAPATATRSASPRTVTTLPDFEYTVVTNRELAPAFDRLIGWKRQKGYSAGVVCIEDILACPDFQGGDLVSNIDDDAGKLRAYLKYTYDSGSLRYALLAGDYTVLPIRYGTGRRSITIKDSQNQDSSIYVDWPIPSDLYFSDFNGNWNVDGDSLYGEFESSEMYTMDYAPEIFVGRLLCTNRQEIANYTEKLIRYERNPGNGDYSYLQKAFYHQCDELQGIHEADSVSSNFSPIFPQYTIFEEKPSYNTENPTFPSGSEVITEMNERYGFFSWHGHGNPGGIGTKSHKNHEYPYWGILAVQGVTCHHVFEESNGLNNLTNQDYPAIAYSTACDVTPFDIYEQYNVTYNIGSSFTVAGLYGGPAFLGNTRSGWIGSSVRLEKKFVEQIKEGNNQIGVAEAFSKVSFAYNKYSRWCSLTHSLIGCPEFEMWTDIPSVYDDISVTRSNSSITVAGNGLNGSKVAITSGINGLPEIKTVTGASVTFNGVSPNSVVTVYKHNAIPYIAPLYLQNDTLRSSQYLHVNNVHIGQAVDTNRTEGDVVLKSGTLTLESGGDVWIDEGVIIENGATLIIECKGNVTISGGTVERGGSLRIDAGGEIMIQKGFEAKIGANVEFK, from the coding sequence ATGAAACCGATAATATCACGATTGAGGCATACGGTCGTCGCCCTGTTGTTTGCCCTCTCCATCTCGGCAGCCAATGCGCAAATCAGCTATACGGCGACATTCGACCAACACCTTTTGACAACCGACACGGTTAGTGAAAATGGCGACTCTTACCTTCGACTCAGATATCCCGACTTGTGGACACAGTCCGCAGCCGGTACGCCCGAGCTGCCTGTACACTATTTGCGATTTTCCGTTCCTTGTGATGCTACCGATTTCACGGTTTCCGTTACGGGAGAGACCACAACTGCGACTCGGTATACGCTACCGGTTTATCCGACCCAGCCGCCTATTCCCTCCGACAGGAATACAAGCGAGCAACTGTTCGTTTCCCCCGACAGCACGGTATATAGCAACAACCGATATTGGCCGGCTGTTCCGGTACAAGTGGTAGACGAAGGATTTCTCGACGGTGACAACCACATCGTCACCGTTGCTGTATGGCCGATAAGTTACGCTCCGACCGATGGTGAAATCCTCTTTCGTAATTCCGTGACCGTTCGTCTCGATTATTCGGTGAAAAACGCAGGTTCCGAAAACCCATCGCGCCTTCGGGCGATATCCCGCAGAGCAACCGGCAGAAATAACGTTCGATGGGGAAGAGAGGAGGCGAAACGAATAGTCGTCAACCCCGCTCAGATCGATGGGTTCGCCCCTGCGACAGCGACCCGTTCAGCCTCGCCCCGCACGGTTACTACTTTACCCGACTTCGAATATACCGTTGTGACAAATCGGGAATTAGCTCCGGCTTTCGATCGCCTCATCGGGTGGAAACGGCAAAAAGGATACTCGGCAGGAGTAGTTTGTATCGAGGATATCTTAGCGTGTCCCGATTTTCAAGGGGGAGATTTGGTCTCTAACATCGACGATGATGCCGGTAAACTGCGAGCCTATCTGAAATATACCTACGACTCCGGCTCTCTCCGCTACGCCTTGTTAGCGGGCGATTATACCGTATTGCCCATTCGATATGGAACGGGAAGACGGAGCATAACAATAAAGGATTCACAAAATCAAGATTCTAGTATTTATGTTGATTGGCCTATTCCTTCTGATTTGTATTTTAGTGATTTTAATGGAAATTGGAATGTCGATGGAGATTCTTTGTATGGGGAATTTGAAAGTAGTGAAATGTATACTATGGATTATGCTCCGGAGATTTTTGTGGGTAGATTGTTATGCACCAATCGGCAGGAGATTGCAAACTATACCGAAAAACTGATACGGTATGAGCGCAACCCCGGCAATGGCGATTACAGTTATCTGCAAAAGGCTTTTTATCATCAATGTGATGAATTACAAGGTATACATGAAGCGGATTCTGTATCTTCTAATTTTAGCCCGATTTTCCCGCAATATACTATTTTTGAAGAAAAACCTTCATATAATACGGAAAATCCTACATTTCCGAGCGGTTCGGAAGTAATAACGGAAATGAATGAGAGATACGGTTTTTTCAGTTGGCATGGACACGGTAATCCCGGCGGTATCGGTACAAAGTCTCATAAAAACCATGAATATCCTTATTGGGGGATTCTTGCAGTACAAGGGGTAACTTGTCATCATGTTTTTGAAGAAAGCAATGGATTAAATAATTTAACGAATCAAGACTATCCGGCCATAGCCTACTCAACAGCCTGCGATGTGACACCATTCGACATATATGAACAATATAATGTAACATATAACATAGGCAGTTCCTTTACGGTAGCCGGCTTATATGGAGGTCCTGCCTTTTTGGGTAATACTCGAAGCGGTTGGATTGGTTCCTCTGTGAGATTAGAAAAAAAATTCGTAGAACAAATAAAAGAAGGTAATAATCAAATAGGTGTAGCGGAGGCTTTTTCAAAAGTAAGTTTTGCGTATAACAAATATTCACGTTGGTGTAGTTTGACCCACAGTTTAATCGGCTGTCCCGAATTCGAGATGTGGACCGATATCCCTTCGGTATATGATGATATCTCGGTTACACGTTCGAACAGTTCGATTACAGTAGCCGGTAATGGACTGAACGGCAGTAAAGTGGCAATAACCTCTGGAATAAACGGATTACCCGAAATAAAAACTGTGACGGGAGCAAGCGTAACCTTCAATGGAGTCTCTCCCAACAGTGTAGTGACGGTTTACAAGCACAATGCCATACCATACATTGCCCCGCTATACCTGCAAAACGACACGCTACGTTCTTCACAATATTTACACGTGAACAACGTCCACATCGGCCAAGCGGTAGATACGAACCGGACGGAGGGAGACGTTGTTTTAAAATCGGGAACTCTCACGTTGGAATCCGGTGGAGATGTATGGATAGACGAAGGGGTAATCATAGAGAACGGTGCGACATTGATAATCGAGTGTAAAGGAAATGTAACAATCTCCGGTGGAACAGTGGAGCGCGGTGGCTCGTTGCGAATCGATGCCGGGGGAGAGATAATGATACAAAAAGGCTTCGAAGCAAAAATTGGGGCAAATGTAGAATTTAAATAA
- the mdh gene encoding malate dehydrogenase — protein MSKVSVIGAGNVGATCANVLAFREIADEVVLLDIKEGVSEGKAMDMMQAAVTAGFASRIKGVTNNYEATANSDMVVITSGIPRKPGMTREELIGVNAGIVKSVVENVLKYSPNAVILCVSNPMDTMTYLIHKVSGLPKNRIIGMGGALDSSRFKYYLSQALNANLSEVEGFVIGGHGDTTMIPVTRFATYKGIPVTEFLSEEALQKVAADTMVGGATLTGLLGTSAWYAPGAAAASVVEAVLGDQKRMVPCSALLEGEYGEKDLCIGVPCVLGKNGIEKVVELKLNAAEKEAFAKSAAAVHKTNAALADALK, from the coding sequence ATGTCAAAAGTATCGGTTATCGGAGCTGGAAACGTTGGCGCTACTTGTGCAAACGTGTTAGCATTCAGAGAAATTGCAGACGAAGTCGTTTTGCTCGATATTAAAGAAGGTGTATCGGAAGGCAAGGCTATGGATATGATGCAGGCTGCTGTAACGGCAGGTTTCGCATCGCGTATCAAAGGTGTGACCAACAACTATGAGGCTACCGCCAATTCGGATATGGTTGTTATCACTTCGGGTATTCCCCGTAAACCGGGTATGACTCGCGAGGAGTTGATCGGAGTAAATGCCGGCATTGTGAAGTCGGTCGTAGAGAATGTTTTGAAATATTCTCCCAATGCTGTTATCTTGTGTGTAAGTAACCCGATGGATACGATGACTTATTTGATTCATAAAGTATCGGGTCTTCCCAAAAACCGTATTATCGGTATGGGTGGTGCTTTGGATAGCTCTCGTTTCAAATATTATCTGAGCCAAGCGTTGAATGCCAATCTGTCGGAGGTAGAAGGTTTCGTAATCGGTGGTCACGGCGACACGACTATGATTCCTGTTACTCGTTTCGCTACTTACAAGGGTATTCCTGTTACCGAATTCCTGAGCGAAGAGGCTTTGCAAAAAGTTGCTGCTGACACGATGGTGGGTGGCGCTACATTGACCGGATTGCTGGGAACGTCGGCATGGTATGCTCCGGGTGCTGCTGCCGCTTCGGTGGTAGAAGCCGTATTGGGCGACCAGAAACGTATGGTTCCTTGCAGCGCTTTGCTGGAAGGCGAGTACGGGGAGAAAGACCTCTGCATAGGCGTACCTTGTGTATTGGGTAAAAACGGTATTGAAAAAGTGGTTGAGTTGAAATTGAACGCTGCCGAGAAAGAGGCTTTTGCCAAGAGTGCTGCTGCCGTTCATAAAACTAATGCTGCTCTTGCCGACGCTTTGAAATAA
- a CDS encoding L-threonylcarbamoyladenylate synthase, whose product MRRLKIYEENPNATEIGKAVEVLREGGIVIYPTDTIYALGCDALNVRAVERICRIKGINPQKVNLSIICRELSWVSEYAKLNNLYFKLLKRNLPGAFTFILPTSSSLPKIYKNRKTVGVRIPDHAITLALVEALGNPLLTTSVSVDDEEPEYGTDPELIAERYESVADLIIDGGEGGTIPSTTVDCTGDEPVVLREGKGDLQE is encoded by the coding sequence ATGAGGCGATTGAAAATATACGAGGAGAATCCCAACGCTACGGAGATAGGAAAAGCGGTGGAGGTGTTGCGCGAAGGGGGTATTGTGATTTATCCTACCGATACGATTTATGCGTTGGGCTGTGATGCTTTGAACGTGCGTGCTGTGGAGCGGATTTGCCGGATTAAGGGAATCAATCCTCAAAAAGTCAATCTGTCGATTATTTGTCGGGAATTGAGTTGGGTGAGTGAATATGCCAAACTGAATAATTTGTATTTCAAGCTGTTGAAACGTAATTTGCCGGGGGCTTTCACTTTTATATTGCCTACGAGCTCGTCCCTGCCTAAGATTTATAAAAACCGCAAGACGGTGGGGGTGCGTATTCCCGACCATGCCATTACGTTGGCGTTGGTCGAGGCGTTGGGCAATCCGTTATTGACGACGTCGGTGTCTGTTGACGATGAGGAGCCTGAATATGGGACGGATCCGGAGTTGATAGCTGAACGTTATGAGTCGGTCGCCGATTTGATTATCGACGGAGGCGAGGGTGGTACGATACCGTCGACTACGGTCGATTGTACGGGAGACGAGCCTGTGGTGTTGCGCGAAGGTAAGGGCGATTTGCAAGAATAA
- a CDS encoding copper resistance protein NlpE N-terminal domain-containing protein, whose amino-acid sequence MGDWQERTYEGVLPAADTPGIRYTLTVRNREYSGDGTFVLAMTYLEAENGKDETVTYTGRRFTQRGSADDKDAVVWQLVADDGTVFNFLVSKEGTSLTLLNDKFEKPQSGLNYTLRLVQ is encoded by the coding sequence TTGGGCGATTGGCAGGAGCGGACTTATGAGGGGGTACTGCCGGCAGCCGATACACCGGGTATACGTTACACTCTGACGGTGCGTAATCGCGAGTATAGCGGGGACGGGACATTCGTGCTTGCAATGACTTATTTGGAGGCCGAAAACGGGAAGGACGAGACCGTGACTTATACCGGTAGGCGGTTCACTCAACGCGGTTCGGCCGATGACAAGGATGCCGTAGTGTGGCAACTGGTTGCCGACGATGGTACTGTTTTTAATTTCCTTGTGTCAAAAGAGGGTACAAGTCTTACTTTGTTGAATGATAAATTTGAGAAGCCGCAGAGCGGATTGAATTATACGCTTCGGTTGGTGCAGTGA
- a CDS encoding RHS repeat-associated core domain-containing protein gives PYKYGGKEFIELHGYDSYDFDARMYYPALCRFMTMDPLCEKYYSISPYAYCNNNPVKYVDPDGESWRLTYDRIEGEVIFTGYEWVDEDKSYDVDGNLLQGLYAQAIFFSDNKTFDKDNGYNIGSSTATVYLADGTTETYAACTNPSGSDYATVPEGPYHAKVGMHKGAYTALRMEDTDGSGRIELGYENPAYTDGRTYAAGINIHKPGENNLTGLTVKKRPISAGCLLIDINSWNRFIGHFEAEDQKNNTVSVTVSRSLSEPVNVNRLPAFNFILNGTRESFFSRIKNRKL, from the coding sequence CCGTACAAATACGGAGGAAAGGAGTTTATAGAGCTGCACGGCTATGACAGTTACGACTTCGATGCCCGTATGTATTATCCGGCTCTCTGCCGATTTATGACGATGGATCCGCTCTGTGAGAAATATTACTCCATATCGCCCTATGCCTATTGTAATAATAATCCGGTGAAATATGTAGACCCGGATGGGGAATCGTGGCGATTGACTTATGACAGAATAGAAGGAGAGGTGATTTTTACAGGATATGAGTGGGTAGATGAAGATAAATCTTATGATGTAGACGGTAATTTATTGCAGGGTTTGTATGCGCAGGCCATATTTTTTTCAGATAACAAAACTTTTGACAAGGATAACGGCTATAATATAGGTTCTTCTACTGCCACGGTTTATTTGGCAGACGGAACGACCGAGACATATGCGGCCTGTACGAATCCTTCGGGAAGCGACTATGCTACGGTTCCGGAAGGTCCTTATCATGCGAAAGTAGGCATGCATAAGGGGGCTTATACGGCTTTGCGAATGGAAGATACCGACGGTAGCGGGAGAATAGAATTAGGATACGAAAATCCGGCATATACCGATGGCCGGACATACGCAGCAGGTATTAATATACACAAGCCTGGGGAAAATAATCTTACGGGACTGACTGTTAAGAAAAGGCCTATATCGGCAGGATGCCTGTTGATCGACATAAATAGCTGGAACCGTTTTATAGGGCATTTTGAAGCAGAAGACCAAAAGAACAATACGGTAAGCGTCACGGTTTCGAGATCTCTATCGGAACCCGTTAACGTAAACCGGTTGCCGGCTTTTAATTTTATTCTGAATGGAACGAGAGAATCATTTTTTAGTCGTATTAAAAATAGGAAATTATGA